The following DNA comes from Sebastes umbrosus isolate fSebUmb1 chromosome 8, fSebUmb1.pri, whole genome shotgun sequence.
cttattttaacccaaaccacgatcttttcctaaacccaaccaagttgTAACGTAACATACTTATGTCACGTACGTAACGTAACATACTTAACTTACGTACTCaacttaagttacgtaacaaacatacttaatataacccaaaccaccatcttttcctaaacgtaaACAAGTAACGTAACGTTCtttacaggtgtacctaataaagtgaccACTGAGGTATATCCTCATCCTAGATTAACGGAACATGTTCTGGTTACTTGAGATGTTGTTGGCGTTTGGTGAAATGTTTTCATACCTAGCAGGTCGACCACGATGGAGTTCCCGAGCAGCAGCGAGAAGCCCATGAGCACCCAGGGGAGGAACGGCGCCTGGAAGTTCAGCAGGCCGAAGAAGTTCATGCGTACGAGCGGATGTCTTCTACTCCACACGTACACCAGCATGATGATGAAGGCCTGACCGAGGAAGAAGACGTTGGCGAACAGACCGAACAGCTGCCGGGGGGGGGGGCCTTCAGGTTAAATACAACTCAGCACttggttttcttttcattctgACGGTTAAATCAACACCGGAGAACGAACGGCTGTCTGTTTAGATGGAGATGATTAAAGTTTCTGTTGTGTAAGAGCTCTGTCTCCCTCGTGTCCTTGTGTGTCTCAAAGTGCCTTAAGAAATCTGTATTTCTTTCAAAGGAATAACCTCATTGTTTGAGTCAAACCTGAGCTGGTGGAGCAGCAGTTAGCTGGATAGCAACTTTTTAGAAGTAAagtaattacataaataaatgcataaatacataaataaatgcatacattacattttttttttaaataaataaataaatgcaaaattagataaaaaatgaatgcaaaaataataaatgaaaaatacataaataaaaggcaaaattaaacaagtaaataaagggaattaatacaaagataaataaataaagaagcaaattaaacattttatcaatgaattgatggctacatttatttttaatattatttatcttacattgaatgacatttatttatttattgagtcatttatttttttatgatttttttattttttggcaggttctgtcctccaaaAATAGtagaaaagtcaaaattttaCTTTTGGCATGTGTATATTTTAAATTTGCACCTTActgtttacatttgtttttttaaacattgataatctttattgtttatattttattttatttgcagtttttatatttgcactctTTTCTACTTTGTATTTCAGCTGCTAGACAACAATTTCCCTCAAGATAAATTAAGTCTTATCTTTAATTTGACTTAAATCATAATTATGACTCATAAGTTTGACGCATTttaatcacaaaacaaaaaatgtacgACATTACCATGAGTATTCTTTACTATAATAATCTTTAGTTACAGCCTTACTTCATAACATCATACATTTACCTCCATTatacttatattattattatatatttgggtggaggcagaaatctcagagaccTAAAACGTTACTTTACTTCCTCATAGTTGATGCTGTACGTTCATTCATCTTTATAAATATCTTTCATCTTTGCAAGatgttgttaaatgttaaactgAATGTGGTTCCAGTGGCGCTTTCAGTCAACAATAACAGTCAAATGTAATCTAATCGGAGAAGATATCTTTACTGACCCTTTAAGGTCTTATCTAAGGATGTCATAACAGCAGTATTTTAAGCATTATTGCAGTAAAACTTGATACTTAAAGGATACAGTCATCACGATTCCTCCAAACAGgaacatgaaaacaaaatccGCCGTCCTTCCCCGGAAACAGCCTTCCTCCAGCATCCGGCAGTATCGATAACTTCCTTTAGTTAAGGGCTCTATTATTATAGATGATGTTATTAGACTTTATAGCAGCGTTTTTACAGATAAACGGAGATATTCATTCTGTGATGAAAGATACAGAAAGATGATGTTGAACACGAAACTGAATCCAAGAGAGCCAAAGAAGAGGAAGCTGGTTATCAGGCGCCatatctgagagagagagagagattaaacaATAACGTACcgtattgtgtgttttaaatgtattaaatagtTGATGAATGTTACCTGGTATCTTCTGATGATGAGGTCGGGGTTAAAGTAGAGCTGGAAGGGGGTGATGACCTCCAGTTgctaaagaaaacaacacacagcTCGATATTAAAGGGAGAGTTcgggtgtttctcagtgtggttgtatgaggtacttctccacagtcggtgtattacctacatagtttatttattttagaataTGTACATTATGTGCAATAAACTTCAAACTTCAATTTCAAACTATTTCATTACTTACAACTTTAAGCTCTCATCCATCTTAAAGCACATCTTTAAAACACTTTAActtgtttatattgttgtaaAAGCCGTAATGTTTACCTTTTCTagttgaaaaacacatttatttcctCATTAAATATGGAAAAAGCAACACctcacaaaaaaatgtatactgCTCAGAACACTAATAAACATAATAAGTAGCTTGATTGTGAATTTAATTTTAAGTGGTTTCTTACTATGTCTAAATAATCGTTTCCTGCCTGATGAGAGCTCGGAGGTCAGAGTTTAAACcctgtctttgttgttgttgttgttgttgtttcttacCACGGCGGCGGTGGTGAGGACGCAGGCGGTCGTGTACGCTCGGGTCACCACGGGGATCTGAAAATACTCCTGAGTGAAGCTGTGAGccatcgctgctgctgctgcctaaCTGTCAGCCATGATTTACTCACTGAATGAGCAGCACAGGCCCCGCCCCCTCACTGAcaccagccaatcagattcTCCCATCAATTAACACCATCCATCCCAAACACTGTGCACTTTTAACAC
Coding sequences within:
- the derl3 gene encoding derlin-3; amino-acid sequence: MAHSFTQEYFQIPVVTRAYTTACVLTTAAVQLEVITPFQLYFNPDLIIRRYQIWRLITSFLFFGSLGFSFVFNIIFLYRYCRMLEEGCFRGRTADFVFMFLFGGIVMTLFGLFANVFFLGQAFIIMLVYVWSRRHPLVRMNFFGLLNFQAPFLPWVLMGFSLLLGNSIVVDLLGISVGHMYYFLEDVFPNQPGGRKLLTTPELLRTLFDRPEDPDYRPLQEAQEDEEPHN